In Porites lutea chromosome 7, jaPorLute2.1, whole genome shotgun sequence, a single window of DNA contains:
- the LOC140942844 gene encoding protein NDRG3-like → MADSTPLVGLTSIDIHESEPKVFDNPEAFVSLLSEHDIQTSRGKIRVTRQGKTGKPAIVTFHDIGQNHTSAFLGFFNFTENRPLLDNFCIFHLDAPGQEDNSDDLPEEYSYPTTDELSDMVGEVVDFFEIKRFIGFGIGAGANILCRYALWHPTRVEALVLVELVASNGGWIDWGYQKLCVRQLQNKGLTTFVEDYLLWHHFGKKTKEENLDLVHAFKQSIHSALSPRNLALFINSYLHRSDLQMQRPDKTSAKKVPALKSAVLLITGDNSPHQDDVVNTNSRLDPEISNYFKVSESGGMPLEEQPHKVATSLILFLQGLGYLTRIHTHPPKITPPATREPSVC, encoded by the exons ATGGCGGACTCAACTCCGTTAGTGGGCCTAACATCCATTGATATTCACGAATCCGAACCCAAAGTTTTCGACAATCCTGAAGCATTCGTATCTCTTCTATCTGAACATGATATACAAACCTCTCGCGGTAAAATACGTGTGACTCGACAGGGAAAAACAGGGAAGCCCGCCATCGTCACGTTCCACGATATTGGACAGAACCACACATCAGCATTTCTTGGGTTTTTCAACTTCACTGAAAATCGTCCGCTCCTTGATAATTTCTGCATCTTCCATCTTGATGCTCCTGGCCAAGAAGACAACAGCGACGATCTACCAGAAGAATACAGCTACCCGACGACTGATGAGTTGTCGGACATGGTGGGAGAGGTGGTAGATTTTTTCGAAATCAAGAGATTTATTGGCTTCGGAATCGGCGCTGGAGCTAATATCCTCTGCCGATATGCTCTGTGGCATCCAACGAGAGTTGAAGCGTTAGTGCTGGTGGAATTGGTTGCTTCTAATGGAGGATGGATAGATTGGGGATATCAAAAG ttatgtgTCAGGCAGCTCCAAAACAAGGGACTTACAACATTTGTTGAAGACTACCTTCTATGGCACCATTTTggcaaaaagacaaaagaagaaaacttgGATCTGGTCCATGCCTTCAAGCAAAGCATTCACTCTGCACTATCTCCTCGCAACTTGGCTCTTTTTATTAACTCTTACTTGCATCGCTCAGACCTTCAAATGCAACGCCCTGACAAGACCAGCGCCAAGAAAGTCCCTGCTCTGAAGTCTGCAGTTTTACTGATAACAGGAGATAACTCTCCGCACCAAGATGACGTAGTGAATACCAACTCCAGGCTTGATCCAGAGATCTCTAACTACTTCAAAGTGTCTGAGAGTGGAGGCATGCCTTTAGAAGAACAGCCACATAAAGTGGCAACTTCACTGATTCTGTTTCTCCAAGGACTGGGTTACT TGACTCGTATCCATACCCACCCACCCAAGATTACTCCTCCAGCCACAAGGGAACCCAGCGTCTGTTGA
- the LOC140943165 gene encoding uncharacterized protein isoform X2, whose product MAGGGLGSGLTAQLAQQQQQLMAMVQTQSLLAAMQAQANANAQAQVQARAKQGMQSSMGLLPTPLIPRNQSRDLQRQNRKRGRNDSWGGGNQGNKRERFDHNRRQQGGYRQQNRNRPNQQSQQAKKAATPDKQETKKEEAVTEEELHEEEDEATQGEEEVEDLNTTKEDEQVQDNEVSEPPEFNDRPLPKAVNFVGEDVDALMISLFDKKRSKYICQQCKIICNIPMSFHKHLLGKRHARTVLEKRGKELDAEEFKHFCQETTSVKKSEMDQVTAVPKDEKEDIVQTEVLSSPSGDEVNLDFVKYTCDTRKTAMKEGNIITISSVTQSRVRIDGFTSGRNMSGCEFVKAVSGFNCRLCKTFIRCGNDVINHIKGKKHQINYKTYIQDHPQYENHQMTRNKELEAVLEPKEGEEVVLYEVLDKDIKPPFAKTRSHRKDSQSDQCDEVQITRFVVAPQSSDQEEQLRGEEAADLDVDMEGMDHVNEDSFMTDESIEEQRETTATGTDEGEALYDPAEITSVEESQESQIETAPQLEETEDYIPLSTDTAVNSEPEAAKEPMSTTPRRASNQWKERDNDSESSSPDDIEDIPIKEVTPPARRGKKGAARGGARGGATRGKGRGRGARRGAKASVGGRASKAKKTKAKEGADSTDDVNLIEGFEVIDEIGDGED is encoded by the exons ATGGCAGGCGGTGGCCTAGGATCTGGTCTAACAGCCCAGCTAgcacaacaacagcagcagcttATGGCTATGGTACAGACTCAGTCACTGCTGGCAGCCATGCAAGCCCAAGCCAATGCTAACGCACAAGCCCAGGTCCAAGCGCGAGCTAAACAGGGAATGCAGTCTTCTATGGGACTTCTTCCCACGCCTTTGATACCAAGGAACCAGTCAAGAGATTTGCAGCGGCAGAATCGCAAGCGAGGGCGGAATGACAGCTGGGGTGGCGGCAACCAGGGAAACAAAAGGGAACGCTTTGACCACAACCGTCGGCAGCAAGGAGGCTACAGACAACAGAATAGAAACAGACCAAATCAACAGAGTCAACAGGCGAAGAAGGCTGCAACACCTGATAAacaggaaacaaagaaagaggAAGCAGTTACTGAGGAGGAACTGCATGAGGAGGAAGATGAAGCCACACAAG gtgAGGAGGAAGTAGAAGACTTGAACACAACTAAAGAAGATGAGCAAGTTCAAGACAATGAAGTCAGTGAACCTCCAGAGTTCAATGACCGTCCTCTTCCTAAGGCAGTTAACTTTGTTGGAGAAGATGTTGATGCTTTGATGATCTCTCTGTTTGACAAGAAAAGGTCGAAGTACATCTGCCAGCAGTGCAAGATCATCTGTAATATACCAATG AGTTTTCATAAACATCTCTTGGGAAAGAGACATGCCCGTACTGTATTGGAAAAGCGAGGAAAAGAACTTGATGCCGAAGAATTCAAACATTTCTGCCAG GAAACTACATCTGTGAAGAAGTCAGAGATGGACCAAGTCACAGCAGTACCAAAAGATGAGAAAGAAGACATAGTTCAAACTGAGGTGTTGTCAAGTCCATCTGGGGATGAAGTTAACCTTGACTTTGTCAAGTACACTTGTGATACAAGAAAGACAGCAATGAAGGAAGGAAACATCATCACTATATCATCTGTAACTCAGTCAAGAGTTAGGATTGATGGCTTTACAAGTGGAAGAAACATGTCAG GCTGTGAGTTTGTGAAAGCTGTGTCAGGATTTAATTGCCGCCTTTGCAAGACTTTCATTCGCTGTGGAAATGATGTGATCAATCACATCAAAGGAAAAAAGCATCAGATTAATTATAAG ACCTACATCCAAGATCACCCACAATATGAAAATCATCAGATGACACGTAATAAAGAACTGGAGGCTGTGCTTGAACctaaagaaggagaagaagttGTCTTATATGAAGTACTTGATAAGGACATTAAGCCGCCTTTTGCCAAGACACGAAGCCATCGTAAAGACTCACAGTCTGATCAGTGTGATGAG GTACAGATAACTAGATTTGTAGTCGCACCACAGTCTTCTGACCAAGAAGAGCAACTTCGAGGTGAGGAAGCAGCTGACTTGGATGTGGACATGGAAGGTATGGACCATGTGAATGAAGACTCTTTCATGACAGACGAAAGTATTGAGGAACAACGAGAGACAACTGCGACAGGAACAGATGAAGGAGAAGCTTTGTATGATCCTGCAGAGATTACTAGTGTTGAGGAATCCCAGGAGAGTCAAATAGAAACTGCTCCACAACTTGAA GAGACCGAGGATTATATTCCGTTGTCTACCGATACAGCAGTGAACTCCGAGCCTGAGGCGGCCAAAGAGCCCATGTCGACAACGCCAAGACGCGCCTCCAATCAGTGGAAAGAGAGAGATAATGACTCTGAGAGCAGTTCACCAGATGACATAGAAGACATACCTATTAAAGAGGTCACTCCCCCAGCTAGGCGTGGCAAAAAGGGTGCGGCAAGGGGAGGGGCTAGAGGAGGTGCAACTCGCGGAAAAGGGCGTGGTCGAGGGGCGAGGAGAGGTGCAAAAGCTTCGGTTGGAGGAAGGGCTTCTAAAGCTAAAAAGACGAAGGCGAAAGAAGGCGCTGACAGTACCGACGACGTGAACTTAATAGAGGGTTTTGAAGTCATAGATGAGATAGGCGATGGTGAAGATTAG
- the LOC140943185 gene encoding uncharacterized protein, giving the protein MASVQAEIKEETSVLTPQDRNVVVNGEYTTSCRDKDTGSDCTQLQESCGTKKVTDLNGVAICSQSCQSTTKSGNHLTLSSSSEASYDPSIKNLSAVDEKPCSEQAGPSEAFKASCNFSYVSYESELQMEPIMALITKDLSEPYSIYTYRYFIHNWPKLCFLAMDGDKCIGAIVCKLDLHKNMIRRGYIAMLAVEKEYRRHKIGSNLVVRAIQAMIEDSCDEVVLETEVSNTAALRLYENLGFVRDKRLFRYYLNGVDALRLKLWLR; this is encoded by the exons ATGGCTTCAGTTCAAGCGGAGATAAAGGAGGAAACGTCAGTTTTAACCCCGCAAGATAGGAACGTCGTTGTGAATGGCGAATACACGACATCTTGCAGGGATAAAGACACAGGTAGTGATTGTACGCAGCTACAGGAGAGCTGCGGTACTAAGAAGGTTACAGATCTGAACGGGGTAGCGATATGTAGTCAATCATGTCAGAGCACTACGAAAAGTGGAAATCATTTGACCCTTAGTAGCTCCAGTGAAGCAAGTTATGACCCCTCAATTAAAAACTTGTCAGCTGTGGACGAAAAGCCGTGTTCGGAACAGGCAGGACCTTCAGAAGCTTTTAAAGCAAGTTGCAATTTCTCTTACGTCAGTTATGAGTCTGAACTGCAAATGGAGCCCATAATGGCCCTTATAACGAAGGACCTTTCAGAACCTTATTCAATCTACACGTACCGCTATTTCATACACAACTGGCCTAAGTTGTGCTTTTTG GCAATGGATGGTGACAAGTGCATTGGTGCTATTGTATGCAAACTTGACCTACACAAGAACATGATTCGCAGAGGATACATAGCTATGTTAGCTGTTGAGAAGGAATACAGGAGGCATAAAATAG GTTCAAATCTTGTAGTGAGAGCAATCCAAGCAATGATTGAGGACAGCTGCGATGAG GTTGTTCTTGAGACTGAAGTCAGCAATACAGCAGCTCTCCGGCTGTATGAAAACTTGGGCTTTGTCAGGGACAAGAGGCTGTTTAGGTACTACCTTAATGGTGTTGACGCATTGAGGCTCAAGTTGTGGCTCAGATGA
- the LOC140943780 gene encoding fasciculation and elongation protein zeta-2-like: MAGSEDRGPSDDNNEAEWSDFSSNSSTTNTLDSLPFSLRSLDPIFLLNTLISCFPRQSDSSAALSSSDRAPNTSGTNDRILDGVDASLTTYGDPLVWRGSQTEAKYSRALNLLPISRENKLPSWQLKEDGEYASSRTLDFHKFAENFKAQCSDKRWSSDSNGLEQDFTSAKSTGQPSLSCDSDNENDEDDEIFLVFRGKPNSRLSSFDECQAAAGLSELSNGELLDLKQEMAAYVKEYSDVLIEELTLREELEREKEVKNKFISTLLTVQSKIRELQAGQTKGKKGFSTNSGKYLTTVIPYDDFDGGPSTKVLLQLIEIMDALLADSPTVPGLLTEYILKVLCAED; encoded by the exons atggcggGCAGTGAAGACCGTGGCCCGTCGGATGATAATAATGAAGCAGAGTGGTCTGATTTTAGCAGCAATAGTTCAACAACAAACACTTTGGACAGCTTGCCATTTAGTCTCCGGTCTCTAGATCCTATTTTTCTGCTTAATACTTTAATATCTTGTTTTCCGCGACAGTCAGATAGTTCAGCCGCTTTAAGCTCAAGTGATAGAGCACCTAACACTTCTGGCACGAATGACAG AATCCTAGACGGCGTGGATGCGTCGCTTACTACTTACGGCGATCCCCTCGTGTGGCGTGGATCACAAACAGAGGCAAAATACTCAAGGGCGTTAAATCTGTTACCGATTAGCCGCGAA aATAAATTGCCTTCTTGGCAGCTTAAAGAAGATGGGGAGTATGCCTCTTCAAGAACTCTTGACTTTCATAAGTTCGCTGAGAACTTTAAAGCACAATGCTCCGATAAAAGGTGGAGTAGTGATTCAAATGGACTTGAACAAGACTTTACTTCAGCAAAATCTACTGGTCAACCGTCTCTAAGCTGTGATTCAgataatgaaaatgatgaagatgatgaaatATTTCTAGTGTTTAGAGGAAAACCAAACAGTCGGCTTTCAAGTTTTGATGAGTGCCAAGCTGCTGCAG GACTTTCTGAACTTTCAAATGGAGAACTTTTAGACCTAAAACAGGAAATGGCTGCTTACGTCAAGGAGTACTCAGATGTTCTCATAGAGGAATTAACATTAAGAGAAGaattagaaagagaaaaagaagtcAAGAACAAATTTATATCCACTTTATTAACTGTTCAGTCAAAAATACGAGAGTTACAAGCTGGCCagacaaaaggcaaaaaggGCTTTTCTACAAATTCAGGAAAG tACTTGACCACAGTAATTCCTTATGATGACTTTGATGGAGGTCCTAGTACAAAAGTGTTACTACAATTAATTGAAA ttatggatgcacttctTGCTGACAGCCCTACTGTTCCGGGATTGTTGACAGAATATATACTTAAAG TACTGTGTGCAGAGGATTAG